The DNA sequence GCAGGTAAAGGGGTAAAAATTCATGGCCAGTTTGGGCAGCACGCTCATCCATCGCGGCCTTTGCGACCTCAGCATCGCTCATCGAGTCTGGATAGGCATTGAGTACCCGAAGACCCGCAACATCCGGAACGGTCTCAATATCAAATACCAGTACGCTGGGGATCGATTTAGCCAAACGGGTGATTACAGTTATTGCAAATATTGCATTGGGTTAACGGGCTTACCGTTCATACGCACCTCAAAGTGCAACTTCACCATATTGGCATCGGAGTCGCCCATCTCAGCAATCCGTTGACCTTTGCGCACGTTCTCACCCTCTTTCACTAAAAGAGTGCGGTTATGGGCATAGGCCGTGAGATAGGTGTTGTCATGCTTGACGATGACCAGGTTGCCATACCCTCGCAGACTGTTACCGGCATAGACGACTTTGCCATCGGCTGCCGCTTGAATGGGCTCACCCATCTTGCCGGCAATATCAATACCCTTGTTCTTGGCCTCATTGAACTCCTCGACCACTTTGCCCTTTGCAGGCCATGAGAGCTTAATGGGTGGATCAATTGCATTCGCTTTGGGCTCAGCAACTACTACCTCTTTCTCTTCCGCTTTCTTAGCAGCCACTTTGCTATCAGCAGGCGCTTTACTATCAGCGGGTTTGATCGGCTCAATCGGCTTGCTTGTTACCCGAGCCGTGCTTGGCGGTGGCTTCACCCGCAAGACCTGATCAACCTCAATCAAATTAGGGTCGGTGATGTTGTTCCAAGAGGCAATATCGCGATAAGACTGCCCGTTATCGAGCGCAATCCGAATCAAGGTATCGCCGCGTTTGACCCGATAGAACCCCGGAGGAACTGGCTCTTGAGCAGGTGCGCTGGCTACCGGTGCGCTGCGATCCGTAATGGTGGCTGGCTTGGTTCTGGGTGGTGTTGAGCATGCTGCAAGCCCAAAAGCGATAACCGCTACGAGAGCGGTCTGGCCGAAGCGAATCGCGTATCGGGATTGTGGGCTGGCATGCAATGGGCTCATATCACCCCTGATTGTAAGGGCACAAAAAAGACCTCATCAAGTGCGGTCCTTTGATAGCGGTGGGAACTCACCCGCTCAATGAGTAAGAGCTGTTGCTCGGTCTCGCTTTTAGAGACCGGCGCAATTAAGCGCCCCCCAATCGCCAGTTGATCCAATAAAGGGTCGGGCACCCCCAACCCCGCCGCTGCCAGGATGATTCCGTCAAAAGGTGCTGCTTGCGCTAGCCCGCGGATTCCGTCGCCATAGATGAGGCGCAAATTGGCGATACGAAAGGGTCGTAATTTGGTGCGAGCCAGATCATGCAAAGCACGAACTCGCTCAATCGAGTAGACCTCTTGCGCCAACAAACTCAGCACCGCTGCTTGGTAGCCACATCCTGTACCAATCTCTAGCACCTTCCCCAAGGGTTGTTTGTTCTTGTGCAAGAGCTCAATCATGCGTGCCACCACCGAGGGCTTCGAGATGGTTTGCTGATGACCAATCGGTAATGCCGAGTCTTCATAGGCTTGCGCGTGCAATCCAGCATCCACAAATGAGTGGCGCGGTACGGTGGCTATGGCTTGTAAGACCTGTGGGTTCTTCACCCCGGCCTCATGCACCTTGCGTGCGAGGTCTTGGCGATGCCCGGCAAAGCGCTCGGCCGCTTTCATCCGCGGTCCCAGCCAGAAGCACGCATACTCGCTTGGCGCGCATGGTGCGTGAGATCGAGTTGCATCGGCGTAATTGAGATACATCCTTCATTGATCGCATGAAAATCCGTCCCGGGGGAGATATCACGCGCTTCGCCTGCGGGACCAATCCAATAAATGTTCTCACCACGAGGATTTTGTTGCACGATCACGGGTTGCGAGTGATGACGTGTTCCTAAGCGCGTCACCCGCCAGCGTTTGAGTTGCTCATAATGGCCATTGGGAATATTGACGTTTAGTAAGGTGGCGATGCCATCGACCCGCTCCATCGGCTCTTGCAGAGCCTGGGTCACGATGTCACGCGCTGCCTTTGCAGCATCCTCAATTTGAGCCCAACCACGGTCCACTTGTGAGAACGCAATGCCTGGCACCCCAAACATCACACCTTCAATCGCAGCGGCAACGGTACCTGAGTACAGGACATCTTCGCCCATATTCTCGCCTTGATTAATTCCTGAGACCACCAAATCAGGTTTACTCTCCAAAAATCCGGTCATGGCCATGTGCACACAGTCGGTGGGCGTGCCATTTACAAATAGAAATCCATCGCGCTCACCACCGGCGACCCGATGAATACTCAAGGGTCGTGAGAGCGTGAGCGAGTTCGATGCGCCACTGTGGTTTTGCTCCGGTGCCACAATCGTTAACTTGCCTAAGGGGCGTAGTGCATTAACCAAAGCGAGTAAGCCAGGAGCTAAATAGCCATCGTCATTACTCACTAAGATGTGTGGGACTTTACTCATAGATGCTTTCGTTGATTGTTTTAGCTGATGGAGCGGCGATCGAGTAAGGCGCGTGCTAAGGTGCCAGCATCCACATACTCCAACTCGCCACCCACCGGAATGCCGCGGGCAATGCGGGTTGCTTTGATGCCTTTGATCTTTAAGACCTCGCCAATGTAATGCGCGGTGGCCTCACCCTCGCTCGTGAAGTTGGTAGCCAGCACCACTTCACGTACGGGTCCACCAAACTCTGGTTTCTCGATCCGATCGAGGAGGCGATCAAAATGAATCTCATTGGGGCCCATACCATCCAGTGGTGAGATACGCCCCATCAGAACGAAGTACTGACCCTTAAAGCTCATGGTTTGCTCAACCATCACTTGGTCTGCCGGGGTCTCCACCACGCACAATAAGGCGGGGTCGCGACGTGAATCGCTGCAGGTCATACAAAGCTCGAGTTCAGTAAAGGTATTGCAACGCTGACAATGGCCGATGGACTCGACTGCCTCACCCAATGACTGAGCTAAGACAGCCGCGCCATTACGATCATGTTGCAGCAGATAATACGCCATGCGTTGCGCTGATTTGGGGCCAACGCCAGGCAAGACCCGCAGAGCCTCCACCAAACGACTAAGTGCGTCTTGAGGCTCGTTTGGCGCTTTGGTCCGGCTCATCCGACTTTAGAACGGTAACTTAAATCCGGGAGGCATGGGCATACCAGCGGTCGCTCCCGACATGAGCGCTTGGCTAGCTGCTTCAGCCTGCTTGAATGCATCGGTATACGCAGTGACCACCAGATCTTCGAGCATCTCGCGATCATCCATTGCTGCCGGATCAATTTGCACCCGCTTCATCTCATACTTGCCAGTAATCGTGACCTTCACCATGCCGCCAGCGGCTTGGCCCGTGAGCTCCAAGGCATTGAGCTCCTCTTGGGCGCGCTTCATCTTCTCTTGCATTTGCTGGGCTTGCTTCATTAAACCCGCAATTTGACCTTTCATCATGGTGTGCTTCTCCGCTATTGAAATTAATTAATGGGACGAACTGAGCCCGAGACCACTTTGGCTCCGAACTCACGCTCCAGCTCTTTTAGGAATGGGTCTTCAGCAATTTGCTCTTCGGCATTGAGTTTATTCTCTTCGTAAATTTGGGCATCTACTTTAGCAATCGTGTGATTAGCCTTACCCTCACCCAATTGCAGCTTCACAGGTTTACCGTACTGCGCCCGGAGGGTCTCCCCAAAACGGGCTAACGCATCATCAGTCGCCAGTTGGGGCATCGCAGTCGTCAGAGTAATAAAGAGTGTCGTTGGGGTGTCGCGCCACTCCACCAGTTCGGTTTGGTGAGCGAGTTGTTGCAAGAGTCCTCGCAATGGCAAATTACGTACCATCGCATGCCAATCGGGTTTGATCTCACTATTGAGGTTCGGCGTATGGGTTGCGGTTTCGGGTGCAGTATTTGTAACAGTACTCGCAACAGTCTTTGCAACCGGCTTTGCTTCTACTGACTTGTTTGCGGGAGCGGTTGATTTAGGAGTAGCTTGCGTAGCAGGCTTTGGTATGCTGTTCGCTGTTACTGAAGTACTACCACTGCCACCGGGTTTGAAGGCTAACATTCGTAGAAGCGCCATCGCAAATCCAGCTTGCTCGTCGGGAGCCAATGACAAATCGGCCCGGCTGGTAATAGCGATCTGATAAAAGAGTTGGGTCTCTTCGGGAGTAAACGCTTTAGCAAGCCTACGAATCTCATTCGCTTCTGGCCAATCCTCCAATACAGAGTCAGGCACGATCTGGGCTGTGGCTATTTTGTGTAAGAGACTGGCTAGATCTTGCAGTGCTAAAGAGAAGGACATGCTGCGCAAGCCCATCTCTTCCGTGATGTCGTTTAGAGTTTTGCCGTCTTTATTCTGCAAGGCATCCAAGATCTTGATGAGATAGGTCTCATCAATCGTGCCCAACATGGTGCGGACTGCGGCCTCTGTGACCGGCCCTGCGGCATAGGCAATTGCTTGGTCGGTAAGCGATAGTGCATCGCGCATGGATCCCTGGGCCGCTTTTGCAATCACACGCAAGGCATTCGGTTCAGCAGTCACTGACTCCGAACCCAGAATCTGCTGCAAGTGCTCTACGATCAAAGGGACTGGCATTTGCTTAAGATTGAACTGCAAGCAGCGAGAGAGCACGGTGACCGGTACCTTTTGGGGATCGGTGGTTGCCAAGATGAACTTCACATGCGGCGGTGGCTCTTCCAAGGTCTTGAGCATGGCATTAAAGGCATGCGTGGAGAGCATATGCACCTCGTCGATCATGTAGACCTTAAAGCGAGCACTGCTGGGTGCATAACCGGCTTTCTCTAATAATGAGACCATCTCATCCACACCACGATTACTCGCCGCATCCATCTCAATGTAATCAACAAAGCGTCCAGCATCAATCTCGGTACAGGCTTGGCATTGGCCACAAGGTTCTGAGGTCATTTGCCCTTTGCCATCTACTCCGGTGCAATTGAGGGCTTTAGCCATAATGCGAGAGATGGTGGTCTTACCAACTCCACGGGTACCCGTGAATAACCATGCGTGGTGTAAGCGGCCTTGATCTAAGGCATGGGTTAAGGCTTTCACTACGTGATCCTGACCCACCAGTTCAGTGAAGGTTTTGGGGCGCCATTTACGAGCCAGTGCAAGTGCAGTCATGGGCTCAATTCTAACAAGGCTACAATAAGAATGGACGGGCCTCCTCGCATGGTGGCTTGGCAACCTGGTCAGGTCGGGAACGAAGCAGCCATACCCAAATACTATCAGTGCCGAGGGTCGGGCTCGTCCTTATTTCCTAGTGATGCAAATGAATCGATCGTTTAGCTATTTGCTGAATAATCCTAGAAATACCCCAAGTAAACTTTTGAAGGTCAAATAGGCAATTCCTAGGATTGTGATTGCCATGAGCAAGCGAGAGCCAAACTCAATACGGAATATTTTGGCTCGATTATGAGTAAGTTCGATTAAAAACACCATTTTGAATACGTAACCTTTTGGATTTAATAATCACTAGATTATTTGTATGCATTTGGTTTGTGAAGAAGGTTGGGCCTAAACGTTTGTAATCACAACGGAAGTAGTACGTATGTATTACTTGATTAATTATTGAACTTTTGCAAAGCGCTTAAGGTCTGCATACTCCTCAGGAAATATCTCCCCGATTTCACGGTAGATCACTTTGTTGTTCTTATCCAAAATGATAAGAATTGGTATGCCTTTGACCTTCCCCATTGATTTTTGCAGTTCTGGGGTCATCATGGCTGCCGGGAATGTGTACTTATTGTTTTCCATATATTGCTTGGCAAGCAATGGGTTCTTATCAATGGAGATGGTGATGACATTGAGTGAATTAGGCGGCAGCTCTTTGTAGAGTTTTTCTAAATAAGCATTTTGCTTCTTACAAAATGGGCACCAGGTGGCCCAAACCTGGATTAAGGTGTTCTTGGTGTTGTTAGCCGGTATGACATACGGAGTGCTGTTGAGTGTTTGCAGTTGCCCCAACTCAATGGTTTGGCCAACTGTCAGTGCAAGAACCATGCCCGGGATGAGCATAAGGCACACGAATAGAAGTCTGATGATTTTCATACCCTAATCCTAACTGAAGTGCTTGGGGGCTGGTATTGGTTTCGCGTCATTGACTTACCTTGATCTGGCTCATATAGTGAGCCTTTTATGGCCCATGCTGTTGCCTATTTTGTTATGGGAGATTGCTTATGAGCGATATGGAGCGCTTGCACAAGATTAAGTACATGATCCAGAGTCGGGGCTGCGTGCCGATTGAGGATTTCTTAAGTGGCTTAGAAATCTCGCGCGCAACCTTCAAACGCGATCTTGACTATCTGCGTGATCGTATGAACGCACCAATTGTCTACGACCGCGCCATGGGCGGTTATCGCTTTGATAAGCCCAATGCCGGCGATAAGTTTGAGTTACCCGGCTTGTGGTTCTCAGAAAAAGAGGCGACTGCCCTCGTTCTCATGCAACACCTCTTATCCAATCTAGATACCAATGGCTTACTAAGCCCTCATATTGCGCCCCTCATGAACATCATTGATGGTATCTTGGGTCAGTCTGAGATCTCTGCAAAAGAGTTACGAAAACGCATTAAGGTCTTTGGTGTTTCAGCCCGCAAGAATGTGCTCGAGAACTTTGAAGAAGTCGGTATCTCACTCCTAAAACGCCAGCGCTTACACCTGTCCTATTACTCCAAGGGTAAGGATGAATCAACCGAGCGTGATGTATCACCGCAGCGCTTAATTTTCTATCGAGATAACTGGTACCTCGATGCGTATTGCCATCTCCGCAAAGGCCTGCGTAGTTTTGCCATGGATGGCATTCAAACAGCGCATGTTTTGGATGAAAAAGCCATTGATGTCTCTGAAAAAGAATTACAAGAGAACTTTGCTGAGAGTTATGGCATCTTCTCTGGCAAAGCTACACAACGCGCCAAATTACGCTTTACCCCTGAGAAAGCCCGCTGGGTTGCTGCAGAGACCTGGCATGGCCAGCAAGTAAGTAGCTTCGATAAGGAAGGCAATTACTTCCTTGAGTTTGATTACAACCAAGATCCGGAACTCATCATGGAGATCATGAAGTATGGGGATAGTGTTGAGGTATTGGCACCTGCCAGTTTACGTAAACGTGTTGCCGAGGAACTTCTAAAGGCCGCCAAGCGCTATCAATCATTGTGATGCGCGCCATCTCACCATACAATGAATTATCCGAACGAGGTGAATATGATCACAGTCATTAAACGAATCATTCTGAGCTGCTTATTATTAAATCTTGGTCTTGCCCATGCCCATCACGGCTGGTCTGAATATGATCAGACCAAGACCGTTAAGCTCACTGGCACGATTACTCAAAGTAGCTATGAGCATCCGCATGGAGTAATTAAACTAAATGCCGATGGTAAGTCGTGGACCATCGTACTTGCTCCACCCTTTCGGATGGAAAACCGGGGCTTGAGCAAGAGTGATATTGCTAACGGTTCGCAAGTCACGGTTGAGGGGTATATCAATCGCAGCCAACCCGATGAGCTGCGCGCTGAGCGCATCACTGCTGGCGCTAAAACCGTTGAATTGCGTTAATGACTAGCCCCATCATGGCCTTAGAGGGCTTATGGCTAGCCCAGGCCATGAAGTACTCGACGTGGCTCTACCCTACGGTTGAGACCATGCACATCTGGGGCATCGGCATGCTCTTTGGAAGTGTGGTCATCATGGATTTACGAGTCTTGGGATTTGGCACCAAACTCAGCATGTCGGATCTATCTCGTTTGGGGATCTCAGTGGCATTCGTCGGGTTTGGCCTAGCGGTTCTCACTGGATCGCTCCTGTTTATTACTCAAGCCTCTGAGCTCATTGGTTCACGCTTATTTATTCTGAAGATGTGCCTTATCTTCTTATTACTCGCCAATGCCATGATTCTGCGCATGCGCACAGTAACAAATGGCATCAGTAAATTACAAGCCCTTCTCTCACTCACCGGTTGGGCGAGTGTCATTGGGATGGGGCGTTGGTTGGCTTATATCTAAAGCTTGCTAGGTCGAGAGCTTCTGACGATTGGCCTCTAGGCGGCGATCCACCAGCGCTACCTGAGCATCAATTGCTGGATGATTCATGCCCTTTGATCTAGCAATGAGTTGCACCAACTTATCAGCGCGCTCAATATAAGGGGCACCATTCTGTAAAGCACGCGCTGCAGATGCAGGCCTTGAGAGTGACTGGGCTGCAGCGGCATACTTCTCAAAGGGGACCAAGTCAGCTGGGTTGGAACCTAATTTGATACACAAATCGACCACAAAGTTATAGACCGATTTGGATTCATCAAGGTTGGCGTGAACAGCATCCTGAGTATTGCGCATGCCATCGGCAGTCACGCAACGGTAATTACCTGCTAACAACATCGCCCACTTCGCTAAGGGCACAAATAAAGAATCATGTACCTTCAATTTAACAGGTAGTTCAATGGGTCCCTCTGGTGTTGCAAAGCGAGCATTGGCTACATCAGTTTCCAACTGGCGCAAGATTTGATTGTACGCATCATTACTAAAGGTGGCGCATTTGAAGTTCGTTGGTAAGGTCACCTGCAGAACATTGGCTGGTTCGCCTGGTGGGCGGATCGCCTGAGGATCGGGGCTATTTAATGTAACGTTGTTTGGATCAAAGGTATCCCACACACGTGCGTCGGTATAAGCAGCCTCTAGCGCCTGGTAATCCAGTCCAGGAATACGCTTCATGTATGGCAATGGCGGCATGTTCATAATCGACATACACGGTATTCCAGAACGACCGATCGCTGCCATCAGCTCACGCACACCGGGTGAGCGATATTGAGGCTCTTGCATACACAGTCCCACCAAATCGTATTGGCTAACATCGACTGTTTCTGCGGGTCCGGCACTCACTGAGCCTGGCAATTGTTGTGAGTTCAATAAAACCGGTTCAGCACGCCCCCGAATGGGTAGGCGAACCTTAAATCCTTCCGCATTGATGAGCTTTGCCTCTTCGGGCAAACACACCAAGTGAATGTGATGACCACCATAGAGTAATTTAGATGCTAAGAGAGAGCCATAAGAGGCTCCTAGTAATAAGATTTTGTAAGGCATAGTTTCTTAGTTAAGAATTGCTTTTAGTCGTGCTTCTTTGAGTCGCGGATCCACTAAATGACCTTTACGGGCACGGTTACCAGCAAAGCCCTTCAATGTTTTAGCGTCAAGCAGTGTATCAGTGGGTTTACCAGCGCGTCCTGACCCGCTGTAACTTATCCCTGCTGAGCCAAAGGTAATTGCGCAACGCAAATGCTCTTTAGCATCCAGCCCCATCAAGATCACACCCTTGCCGCCAGTCGGTAAGCGTTTGAGCTCATCCAGGGGGAACACTAAGAGTCGGCCGTTCTCCGATAAGCAAGCAACCTGGCGCATCCCCTCACTCACCTTCGCAGCACCCAGCGGCGCATCCCCGGGCAACTTCTTATCGAGCCCCACAAAGGATTTACCTGCTTTATTGCGAGTAATCATATCTGCCACATTCGCCAAGAATCCATTGCCACCTTTAGTAGAGATCAATACCAGATCATCGGCGTGACCTGCATAGTAGGCGACCATTTGCGAGCCTGGCGCGAGATTGACGTAACTCGTAAGTGGCGAGCCATCGCCTCGTGCGCCGGGTAATTCACTCACGGCAACCGTATAGACACGACCATCACTACCAAAGCCAAGCATTTGATCGACAGTGCGGCACTCAAAGGTATCGTAGAGCGCATCACCGGCTTTGAATGTGAACTGTTGGGGATCATGCTCATGACCCTGACGGACTCGGACCCAACCCTTTTGGGATACGATCACAGTCACCGGCTCATCAATCACCTTCACTTCAGCCACTGCCCGCTCATCTTCTTTCATGAGGGTGCGACGCGCATCACCAAACTCTTTAGCATCGCTCTCAATTTCTTTGATGATGTGTTTGCGCAATGCCGACTCATTACTGAGTAACTCATCAAGCTCCGCCTTTTGCCCTTTGAGCTCTTTGAGTTCCTGCTCAATCTTGATTCCTTCAAGACGGGCCAGCTGGCGCAAACGAATCTCTAGGATATCTTCAGCTTGACGCTCGGTGAGCTTAAAGGCCTTCATCAAATCGGGTTTTGGCTCATCGCTATTGCGAATCAGCTTAATGACCTTATCAATGTTTAGAAAGACAATCTTGCGCCCTTCCAGAATATGCATCCGGTCTTTGACCTTCCCCAAGCGATGCTGGGTACGACGAGTGACGGTCTGCACGCGAAACTCGATCCACTCGGTGAGGATCTCTTTTAATCCCTTTTGACGGGGTCGGCCGTCATTACCAATCATCACCAAATTAATCGAAGCATTCGACTCGAGTGAGGTATGCGCAAGAAGCAAGGTGATGAACTCATTTGGTTCTACGTTCTTGCTCTTGGGCTCAAACACCAGGCGTACCGGGGACTCACGACTCGACTCATCGCGCACACTATCTAAGACGTTCAGAATGGTTTGCTTGAGATTGTTTTGCTCGGTGGTCAGTGATTTCTTGCCCATCTTCACCTTTGGATTGGTGAGCTCCTCGATCTCTTGCAAGACCCGTTGTGCTGAGGTCGCTGGTGGCAACTCATTGACCACCACCTGCCATTGCCCACGTGCAAGTTCTTCAATGGTCCAGCGTGCGCGCACCTTGACCGAGCCGCGTCCACCCTCATAGATCTGGGCGATCTCACTGGCTGGTGAAATAATTTGCCCACCCCCCGGAAAATCCGGACCAGGGATGTGTTTGAGTAAATCATCCAAACTGGTCTTGGGGGACTTCATGAGCGCTACTGCGGCACTCGCCACCTCGCGCAGATTGTGCGATGGGATCTCGGTCGCCATACCCACGGCAATACCCGAGGCGCCATTGAGCAAGACAAATGGCAGACGTGCTGGGAGTAGTTTTGGTTCTTTAAAGGAGCCGTCGTAGTTGGGCACAAAATCAATCGTGCCCTCATCGATTTCAGCGAGGAGCAGGCTCGCAATCTTAGTCAAGCGTGCTTCCGTGTAGCGCATCGCCGCGGCTCCATCACCATCGCGCGAGCCAAAGTTACCTTGGCCATCGATTAATGGGTAGCGTAAGGAGAAATCCTGTGCCAAGCGCACCAGGGCATCGTAGGCCGATTGATCACCATGGGGATGGAACTTACCCAAGACATCGCCGACCACGCGCGCACTCTTAACTGGCTTCGCATCGGCACGCAAGCCCATCTCGTTCATCGCAAACAAAATACGACGTTGTACTGGCTTTTGCCCATCGGCGACTTCGGGTAATGCCCGCCCTTTGACCACACTAATCGCATAATCAAGGTACGCACGCTCAGCGTAGATGCCTAAGGATAAGAACTCCTCTGGGTTAGCCGTATTTGCTTTGGGCCGCTCTTGAGTAAAGAGATCCCCCTGCTCAGGAGTTGCTTTCTTATTTTTAGTCGCCATGCTGTGTCCTAAATGTCGGCTTCTACTTCATTACCGCGCTCTTCTAACCAATCGCGGCGCGCGCCAGATTCTGCTTTGCCCATCAACATATCCATGGTCTTAATGGTCTCGCTCTCGCTCATCTCGCCCAAGGTCACCGGCAAGAGACGTCGGGTATCAGGATTCAAGGTGGTATCCCACAGTTGCTCAGCACTCATCTCACCTAAGCCCTTAAAGCGCGAGATTTGCCAGGCGCCCTCGCGCACACCGTCTTTGCGCAGCTTATCTTCAATGGCAGTTAGTTCGCCCTCATCGAGTGCGTAGATCTTCTGTGCGGGCTTCTTGCCACGCGCAGGTGCATCAACGCGATACAGTGGTGGTCGCGCAACATACACATGACCGTTCTCGACCAAGCGTGGGAAATGTTTATAAAAGAGTGTGAGCAGCAGCACCTGAATATGCGAGCCATCCACATCGGCATCCGACAGTATGCAAATCTTGCCGTAGCGTAAGTTCCCCAAGTTGGGTTCATCATTAGGCCCGTGGGGATCAACTCCAATCGCTACTGCGATATCGTGTACTTCGTTATTGGCAAAGAGCCGATCGCGCTCGGTCTCCCAAGTATTGAGGACCTTACCCCGCAAAGGCAAAATCGCTTGATATTCTTTATTGCGCCCCATCTTGGCAGAACCACCGGCGGAGTCGCCCTCCACCAAGAAGATCTCATTTAAAAGAATGTCTTCACTCTCGCAATCGGTGAGCTTGCCAGGCAGTACCGCGACACCCGAGGATTTTTTCTTTTCCACCTTTTGACCAGCGCGGGTGCGCGCTTGTGCTTGTTTAATGACGAGCTCTGCAAGTGCTTTGCCGTAATCAACGTGTTGATTGAGCCACAACTCAAGAGCGGACTTCACAAAGCCAGAGACCAAGCGCACGGCATCGCGGGAGTTCAGGCGCTCTTTAATCTGTCCTTGGAACTGGGGATCCAACACTTTGGCAGACAAAATAAATGAGGCCCTGGCAAATACGTCCTCAGGCATGAGCTTCACTCCCTTGGGTTGCAAGGCATGGATCTCAACAAAACTTTTGACCGCATTAAAGAGTCCTTCGCGCAAACCACTCTCATGCGTACCACCCGCTGGGGTTGGGATGAGGTTCACATAACTCTCGCGCACCGGTGCCCCCTCTTCGGTCCAACTCACGACCCAAGCGGCACCCTCACCTTCGGCAAAGGCTTCTTCATCGCCTGCGCCACTGGCGTAATGCTCACCCTCAAATGCAGGAATTACTGGGGCACTATGGCCACCTTGTGCCAAGGCTTCATCGAGGTAACCTTTTAGTCCTTGGGTGTAGAGCCAGGATTGGCTTTGCCCGTTTTTTTCTTGAACCAGCGTGACCTTGACGCCGGGTAAGAGCACTGCCTTGGAGCGCAAGAGGCGCTCGAGATCAGCCATGGGAATGGTGGCACTATCAAAGTATTTTGGATTCGGCCAAACGCGCACTTTGGTGCCATGCGCTTTATCGCCTTTGGTTGCTGCTTTGGATTTAAGTTTCTCGATCACATCGCCATCGGCAAAGGTGATGTTGGAGACCTGTTGCTCACGCCACACGGTCACCTCTAAACGTTTAGCGAGCGCGTTCGTAACCGACACACCCACACCATGTAAGCCTCCTGAGAATGCATAAGCACCGCCACTACCCTTCTCAAACTTGCCACCGGCATGCAATTGGGTAAAGACGATTTCAACGACGGGTTTTTTCTCTTGGGGATGCATACCCACTGGAATGCCGCGGCCATCGTCTTCCACACTCACACTACCGTCGGTGTGTAAGGTCACGACCACTTCTTTACCGTAACCACCGAGTGCTTCGTCTGAGGCGTTATCTAAGACCTCCTGAATGATATGCAGGGGATTATCGGTGCGGGTGTACATACCCGGGCGCTGACGCACTGGCTCCAAGCCCTTTAAGACTTTGATGGAGGATTCGCTGTATTGGGATGGTTTACGGGTTGCCATGCGCAGAAATTGTAGTCATATCCCAAAGGCGTGTGACAAAAGCATGGGAAAATAAGCCTATGGGAGCTTTAAGTCATATTCGCGTATTAGATCTGAGCCGGGTATTAGCGGGTCCGTGGTGTGCTCAAAACTTAGCTGATTTGGGTGCTCAGGTGATTAAAGTGGAGCGCCCGGGCGCAGGTGACGATACCCGCCATTGGGGCCCTCCCTTTGCTAAAGACCCAAATGGTCAGGACACCACCGAGTCAGCGTATTACATCTCGATTAATCGTAATAAGAAATCCATCACGCTCGATATCAGTACCTCTGAGGGTCAAGCGATTGTGCGTGATTTGGTCAAGACCTCCGATGTGGTGATCGAGAACTACAAGGTGGGTCAGCTAGCGAAGTACGGTCTTGACTATCAATCCTTATGTGCGATCAAGCCCAATCTCATTTATTGCTCGA is a window from the Polynucleobacter sp. HIN11 genome containing:
- a CDS encoding peptidoglycan DD-metalloendopeptidase family protein, with protein sequence MSPLHASPQSRYAIRFGQTALVAVIAFGLAACSTPPRTKPATITDRSAPVASAPAQEPVPPGFYRVKRGDTLIRIALDNGQSYRDIASWNNITDPNLIEVDQVLRVKPPPSTARVTSKPIEPIKPADSKAPADSKVAAKKAEEKEVVVAEPKANAIDPPIKLSWPAKGKVVEEFNEAKNKGIDIAGKMGEPIQAAADGKVVYAGNSLRGYGNLVIVKHDNTYLTAYAHNRTLLVKEGENVRKGQRIAEMGDSDANMVKLHFEVRMNGKPVNPMQYLQ
- the surE gene encoding 5'/3'-nucleotidase SurE; the encoded protein is MSKVPHILVSNDDGYLAPGLLALVNALRPLGKLTIVAPEQNHSGASNSLTLSRPLSIHRVAGGERDGFLFVNGTPTDCVHMAMTGFLESKPDLVVSGINQGENMGEDVLYSGTVAAAIEGVMFGVPGIAFSQVDRGWAQIEDAAKAARDIVTQALQEPMERVDGIATLLNVNIPNGHYEQLKRWRVTRLGTRHHSQPVIVQQNPRGENIYWIGPAGEARDISPGTDFHAINEGCISITPMQLDLTHHARQASMRASGWDRG
- the recR gene encoding recombination mediator RecR, whose translation is MSRTKAPNEPQDALSRLVEALRVLPGVGPKSAQRMAYYLLQHDRNGAAVLAQSLGEAVESIGHCQRCNTFTELELCMTCSDSRRDPALLCVVETPADQVMVEQTMSFKGQYFVLMGRISPLDGMGPNEIHFDRLLDRIEKPEFGGPVREVVLATNFTSEGEATAHYIGEVLKIKGIKATRIARGIPVGGELEYVDAGTLARALLDRRSIS
- a CDS encoding YbaB/EbfC family nucleoid-associated protein: MMKGQIAGLMKQAQQMQEKMKRAQEELNALELTGQAAGGMVKVTITGKYEMKRVQIDPAAMDDREMLEDLVVTAYTDAFKQAEAASQALMSGATAGMPMPPGFKLPF
- the dnaX gene encoding DNA polymerase III subunit gamma/tau; this translates as MTALALARKWRPKTFTELVGQDHVVKALTHALDQGRLHHAWLFTGTRGVGKTTISRIMAKALNCTGVDGKGQMTSEPCGQCQACTEIDAGRFVDYIEMDAASNRGVDEMVSLLEKAGYAPSSARFKVYMIDEVHMLSTHAFNAMLKTLEEPPPHVKFILATTDPQKVPVTVLSRCLQFNLKQMPVPLIVEHLQQILGSESVTAEPNALRVIAKAAQGSMRDALSLTDQAIAYAAGPVTEAAVRTMLGTIDETYLIKILDALQNKDGKTLNDITEEMGLRSMSFSLALQDLASLLHKIATAQIVPDSVLEDWPEANEIRRLAKAFTPEETQLFYQIAITSRADLSLAPDEQAGFAMALLRMLAFKPGGSGSTSVTANSIPKPATQATPKSTAPANKSVEAKPVAKTVASTVTNTAPETATHTPNLNSEIKPDWHAMVRNLPLRGLLQQLAHQTELVEWRDTPTTLFITLTTAMPQLATDDALARFGETLRAQYGKPVKLQLGEGKANHTIAKVDAQIYEENKLNAEEQIAEDPFLKELEREFGAKVVSGSVRPIN
- a CDS encoding TlpA family protein disulfide reductase, whose translation is MKIIRLLFVCLMLIPGMVLALTVGQTIELGQLQTLNSTPYVIPANNTKNTLIQVWATWCPFCKKQNAYLEKLYKELPPNSLNVITISIDKNPLLAKQYMENNKYTFPAAMMTPELQKSMGKVKGIPILIILDKNNKVIYREIGEIFPEEYADLKRFAKVQ